Genomic window (Negativicutes bacterium):
AGCTTAAGATTTTTTAAAAATTTTTTCACAAACTTTTCACTTCTTTCAAAATATCTTTACTTATTCATAATCCTTATCACCATAATCTTCATCATCTTCGTTGATATCTTCATTTAAAAATTCATCATCCAAATAAGTATCATTATAATAAAACTCATTATCATAATCTTCATTTATTTCATTGTTTTTATTAACGTTATTATCATTGTTATCATTAGAGAAATAATTAATAAGCATACCAAGACCAATAAAACTAAGCAATGAAGTCCACACTGATTTATTTTTGCATAAGGTTATCGCACTATTGCTTTTTTTATAAAGCAACAAATATATTATTAATAAAATAATTATTACTATTAACAAAATCACCATTATAACATCCCAACTTTCAAATAATTAGAAGTGTTATTATAATAATTCTTCTAATTATTTGAAAAACCTGCTATTTAGAACTTTAATACAAAATATATTTAGAGCCCCTTCCGCCTTAAATAGCGGAAGGGGCTCTAAATATATTTATAAATCATTCAATATTTTTTTAGCATAACGTAAGACTTTGCCAATTCTTATTTCTGTTTCTTTTAGCTTATTAGGCTGTGCTAAAACTAAATCGAGTAAGCGTTTTTTTATAATGATAAAATCAGATTCCGCCAAGCTAAAGATTTCTTCAAGGTCTTTAACGGCAGGTTCAAGAACTACTTGAGTTTCTTCAATATGCCAATTACGTCCATCAATAATAGCAATATCACCATATTTAGGAATATAAGTTTTAGTAGGGATAACTTCTTCAACATATTCAGCAAATGGCTGTGAGGCACTTAGTTCACCATGAACTAAGAAAATATTATTAGGAATCGGGTTTACTACTTGTTTTAACCAATCAACAATCTGTTCTCTGTCCGCATGCGCGGAAAATCCATCCAAATTGTATATTTTAGCCCTTACCGTGATTTCTTCACCAATGATTTTAACACGTTTAATACCATCAATTAAGCGTTTCCCCATACTATCTTCGGCTTGATAGCCAACAAATAATACACTAGACTCCGGACGCCATAAATTATGTTTCAAATGGTGTAAAACGCGGCCAGCATCAGCCATACCACTAGCAGAAATAATAATAGCGGAACCTTCGATATTATTTAATTCTTTTGATTCATCAAAGGTTTTTGTTAGTCGCAGATTAGGCACATCTAAAATACTACCATCATAAGATAATAAAGCTAATGTTTCCTCATCAAATTCTTGTTGATTATTATCAATAATATTAGTAGCCGCAATAGCAAGCGGACTATCAATCACAATAGGAATTTCGGGGATTTTACTTTCTTTTACTAGTTTACTTAGATAATACAATACAGATTGTGTTCTGCCGACTGCAAAGGAAGGAATAATTATATTGCCACCTCGTGCCACCGTATCATTGATGATTTCAGCCAATTTAGCTTCCTTATCATAAAATTTATGAATCCTATTGCCGTAAGTTGATTCGCAAATAATATAATCAGCACCACTAATAATACTAGGATCCTTGATGATGGGCTGATTAGGTTGTCCTAAGTCTCCAGAAAACAACAATTTTACTGTTTCATTATTTTCATGCACAAAAATCTCTAAAATAGCTGATCCCATAATATGTCCGGCATCATTAAACCTAACCGTAATATTTTCATCAAGCATTAAATCTTCAACATAATCAACTTCCACAAATTGTTGTAATGCTAAAAAAGCATCATCAACAGTATAAATTGGCTCGATTATTTTTTTCCCAGAACGTTGCCCTTTTTTGTTAATTAACGAAGCATCATATTCTTGAATATGAGCACTATCAGGTAACATTATTCGGCACAATTCATTAGTCACTTTAGTGGCATAAATAGGCCCTTTAAAGCCATTTTTGCACAGCTTAGGAATTAATCCGCAATGATCAATATGAGCATGCGTTAAAATTACACAATCTATAGTCTGAGGGTCATATAAAAACTCACGATAATTGAGCATTCTTACAGCTTTTGAACCTTGAAATAAACCACAGTCAATTAAAATTTTCTTATCTGCAACTTCTAATAAAAAGGATGAACCTGTTACCATTTGTGCTGCGCCTAAAAATTGCAATTTCATGTTTCATACCCCCAAATAAATTAAATCCTCTGTTTACTCACCCATCGTTTTTACTTCTGGCTGTAAGTTAACGCCATGCTTTTCATAAACAATTCTTTGTATTTCTTTAATTAAGTCCAGCACATCTTGTGCTGTCGCACCACCCGCATTAATAACAAAACCAGCATGTTTAGGAGAAACCATTGCCCCACCAACTTTAAACCCTTTTAACCCGGCTTGCTCAATTAAAGTTCCAGCAAAATATCCTACCGGTCGCTTAAAAGTACTGCCGGCACTTGGCATATCCAGTGGTTGTTTACTTTCCCTTCTAGTAGTGAAATCATTCATCTTTTCAGTAATTTCAGTTTGATTATCAGCTCCAAGATTTAAAGTAACTTCACAAATAATATGATGATTATCTTGAAAAATACTATGGCGATATGAAAAATCAACTTCACTATTCTGATATTTAATTATTTCACCGGCTTGATTTATGGCAGTAACGCTTTCTACAACTTTACTCATTTCACCTTCATAAGCTCCGGCATTCATAAACACGGCACCGCCAATGCTCCCCGGTATTCCAACTGCAAACTCCATTCCACTATGACCATTTTGTGCTGCGAAATTGGCTACATCTTTTAATAATGCACCGGCCCCAACAATAAATCTATTATTTTCAAATTTCATTTTTGCAAAATTGTGCCCAAACTTGACCAAAACACCTCTAATCCCTTTATCTAATACTAAAATATTGGAACCATTACCTAAAACATGAAGGTTAACTTGGTTTTCTTCACATAATTTTATTATTTGTGAAACTTCTTGTGTTGATGATACATTAATAAAGATATCGGCAGGACCACCAATTTTAAAAGTAGTATGTTTTGCCAAGGGCTCATTTAATAATATATTTTCACTTGGTACTATTTTTTTTATTGCTTCTAAAAAAGCGCCATCAAAATTCAAAATTTAAAACCTCCAACTTAAATCAAACCTTCAAAACCGTGTTGTCTTAAACTCTCGTATAAT
Coding sequences:
- the murB gene encoding UDP-N-acetylmuramate dehydrogenase; its protein translation is MLNFDGAFLEAIKKIVPSENILLNEPLAKHTTFKIGGPADIFINVSSTQEVSQIIKLCEENQVNLHVLGNGSNILVLDKGIRGVLVKFGHNFAKMKFENNRFIVGAGALLKDVANFAAQNGHSGMEFAVGIPGSIGGAVFMNAGAYEGEMSKVVESVTAINQAGEIIKYQNSEVDFSYRHSIFQDNHHIICEVTLNLGADNQTEITEKMNDFTTRRESKQPLDMPSAGSTFKRPVGYFAGTLIEQAGLKGFKVGGAMVSPKHAGFVINAGGATAQDVLDLIKEIQRIVYEKHGVNLQPEVKTMGE
- a CDS encoding MBL fold metallo-hydrolase, which encodes MKLQFLGAAQMVTGSSFLLEVADKKILIDCGLFQGSKAVRMLNYREFLYDPQTIDCVILTHAHIDHCGLIPKLCKNGFKGPIYATKVTNELCRIMLPDSAHIQEYDASLINKKGQRSGKKIIEPIYTVDDAFLALQQFVEVDYVEDLMLDENITVRFNDAGHIMGSAILEIFVHENNETVKLLFSGDLGQPNQPIIKDPSIISGADYIICESTYGNRIHKFYDKEAKLAEIINDTVARGGNIIIPSFAVGRTQSVLYYLSKLVKESKIPEIPIVIDSPLAIAATNIIDNNQQEFDEETLALLSYDGSILDVPNLRLTKTFDESKELNNIEGSAIIISASGMADAGRVLHHLKHNLWRPESSVLFVGYQAEDSMGKRLIDGIKRVKIIGEEITVRAKIYNLDGFSAHADREQIVDWLKQVVNPIPNNIFLVHGELSASQPFAEYVEEVIPTKTYIPKYGDIAIIDGRNWHIEETQVVLEPAVKDLEEIFSLAESDFIIIKKRLLDLVLAQPNKLKETEIRIGKVLRYAKKILNDL